The DNA window GATGCTTTGTATCAAATTTGGGAAAAgtatttagaaaaaaataatttagtggATGAAAAGCTTTCTGGAATAACGAAGGGTAATGGTTGTTTAAGAACCCAACATGCACGTACGTACTCAAACTTAGGGCTGAtttggtattactgtgcttcgaaaaaaaattgattttgttgtgctgtgagaataagctcatttttgttgcttcacattttcagcttttttttttcaccgaaaactgtgaaaataagttgtttttaagtgtttaccaaacatcttttttagcttagtttttttttatacccattttttataaaagcacctcagtaccaaatcaGTACTTAAGATGTTGTTGCAGCAAACCTAAGGTCAGTAGCGAAGGGAAGGTGGATGCATTGGATGTATTTGACCCCAATAACTTACTTTTCCACCAACTAAATTCAAGACTTCGCCACTTAAAACTTctgtctagtggtattccttttcacttataagtgagagatcttaggtttgattcttttcaaaagtgaatttgaactacattaatgtagataatatcgtttgttaaaaaaaaaaaattccccgcaaaaattttgaaatttgcttGACAATTTTATATATGTTCCAGGTAATTAAAGTCATTGTCTTCCATTAACCAATATGTGTTTAATTTGAGCATTTGATGTTATTATACATTGAAAATAACATTTGTGAAGTCTCtggtgtatgtttattaagcaTAAAAAAGACCTAGACTTAATTAGTACCAACAAAATACAAGAAGTTGAACATAAAAGTAAGCTTATATGCATGTCGTGCGGTCTATTATCCTAGTAAATAAAGTGTAAGTTTCTACTCATGCGTCCTAATTAAGTTCGAAACTCTCATTcctctaaattattgtaatagtttctaACTCCCATAAAAAAGATCTCTGCAAAAGTATACTAAGTCTCTAGtgtaatcagttttttttttttttttaaatttccgcCCCCCATTGCAATCAAATCCTGGCCGCCACTGCCTACGGTGCTACAATTTGCTTTCTAATGGCTGCTTGAACTGCATACATAATCTACAAAGCAAAGCAATGCATCAACTTAACATACATATTGAAGGGTTTTTCTACGGTAGGCGTTAATATAGGTGTACCAAATTTTATAACAAAACGTGTGCAACTCAAATGTCTTTCAAGGACCATAAAACATTGTGCACCCGTGAATTTTTGTATAAGGAAAACTCAGCAGAAAAACTTGAATAATCAACAGGCACCAAATGATAATTAagttttataaattcattgtcattttttttaatacgatGATATATTTACATTTAGGGCTCTTATAATGCTACTGATAATGTATATAGACCGGTGGAGCAGCCTAAGCTTCATCTACGATTGAGGAACTCGAATGGAAGAGAAGGATTGACGTCGAACCGCAGTTAACAAAATGTCCCAACGACGATTGAGGAACTCGAAGGGAAGACAGCGAGATATTGCaatgaacaaaaaatttcaaaggcTGAATGCTCCATCAGTAGGAAGAGATCAAAGATGATGCTTCCGGCAACCAAGATTTCGGACCACAAGATAGGGCAAATTGCAAAGATGGGTTGTAATAGTTGGGATCTGTTTTAACATCAGCAAATATCAACAGAAAAATTGTACTGAAATTCAATGCAACAACGAAAAATTTGGacccaaacttttttttttatcgtttcttttctttgtacaaCTCTCTTTGAAGAGAACATGAACAAACTATACATGAAAATTTTCCTTgttcttctccttgtaaatattTTCTATTACAACTCAACaaagtttatattttttcaTCGAAAGCCCGAGCTCTATGTCTTCATGAGAGAAAACACGacttaacctcttctgatttcGTCTAATTGTTCTTCGATCAGAGCGGGCAGCAGCCTAAGCCTTTCGCTTCCGAACCCTTCATGATTCTCAACCTCTTGCACGAGGCGATGAACATCTCCCACGGAACATCTCCAAGCAGCATCCAATCTCCATCTCTGTCTTCATAAGTAGGTACAAATTCTGATCTGTTATTGTACCCTAAATCCTTCTCACAATAATCACCAACTTTGAACTTGAACATGTCTTCCAACGCTTTAAGCAGTTCAGTATACCCTCTGTACACCTTCAAATCTATCTTTCTTAGATAAGGAGCTCCATCCATGCTTATCTTGACATAAATCCCGGCTGCCTCCGCCTCGGTTTTCTTCGCTTGGAGGCAGGTTTTCCGGTATGATCTCACCGGCGGCCACCCTACTACTTGTGCCCTGAAATACATAACCAGATTAGTTTAAGTTGTTTGACCTCAAATTAATCACTAACCATGTTATTTAACAACCCTAATCATATAATTAGCATCTAGTTTATAtgtaacaagattgcttacttgGAAGGTGGAGGCTGAGAAATTTGCTGGTCGGATCTTTTGGCGGATGAAGAATCATTGTCTTCGTCGTTCATGTCGGGTTGCAGTGGTCTTTTGTTGCTCTTGCTAATCAAAGTAGTAGAATATGTGTTCTGCTCGGAATCCTTGGTGCCCGGTAACCCTAATCTTAGCTCTGTGGCTTCAAGATCCTGCGCAAACATTGCCATGATTTCTCTGTGTGTTTCTTCAAAGATTGTTCTTCTGCTCAAACTTTGACGGTGAACTAGCAAATAACCAAGTCGTGAGTATTCGGTGATGGAGGCTTTGAGGAGAGGGGAGATGAATATAATTGTGTGGAGGGCAAATGAAGATGAATGGTATTATATAGATTAGAAGTGGAGATAAAGTCATAAAGTTCAAGGACACTGTCTAGGGAAATTAACAAAAGTTAGGTACTTGCATCTTTCTTCCTTTTGCGCGTGCATGCCACATTGTTACACAAATTTTACGGATGGAAGGTAATACGTGCTAAGGGTTTTTTCAAGTGATAACTTAACATGGTATATTGTTGAACTGTTGATAGAAATTAGATATGTAAAGAAAattttcttatgcatttttgttacAAGAATAAAAATAGGAATGTGTaacaattattttaattgaCCCCAGAATTTGTATGTGTAAGATATAAAATGGTCGTGAACTTAAGTTTTAGAACTGAATAACCATTTCAAGACAAGAAATCGACATTTTAAGCTTTAAGTGATGATTCTACACAGTAAGCAAATAATCAACCATGCCAACACATGTTatttgaattgaagaatattgaTTAAAAGTTATGCATTGTCTTTAAGAAAGATCGAACATAGTGCACAAAAAATGACAGTTAATTGACAATCTGATCTCATAACAtgctattttacatgtaatttaCATGGATGTACGTAAAATGAGAAAGTGGATGTCACGCACCATAAAATAGCGTGGAAGGAGCAAAATTAGGCAGGTATGAATTAGACATGGGCAGCTATGGTGTTTGTAACACGAGCGGCACATTT is part of the Malus domestica chromosome 12, GDT2T_hap1 genome and encodes:
- the LOC103430506 gene encoding auxin-responsive protein IAA3, with amino-acid sequence MAMFAQDLEATELRLGLPGTKDSEQNTYSTTLISKSNKRPLQPDMNDEDNDSSSAKRSDQQISQPPPSKAQVVGWPPVRSYRKTCLQAKKTEAEAAGIYVKISMDGAPYLRKIDLKVYRGYTELLKALEDMFKFKVGDYCEKDLGYNNRSEFVPTYEDRDGDWMLLGDVPWEMFIASCKRLRIMKGSEAKGLGCCPL